In Leptolyngbya sp. SIO1E4, one DNA window encodes the following:
- the def gene encoding peptide deformylase translates to MAATIQVEKKKLKTPPLEIHTLGDRVLRQPAKRVAKVDNDIRQLVRDMLQTMYSSDGIGLAAPQVAVNKQLIVVDVEPENAAQPPVVLINPKIIRTSKEICTGQEGCLSIPGVYLDVVRPAAIEVSFKDENGRPQKLQAADLLARCILHEMDHLSGVMFVDRVNNQLALNQELQKYGFSAKDVKMVAA, encoded by the coding sequence ATGGCTGCTACCATTCAGGTCGAAAAGAAAAAGCTGAAAACCCCTCCCCTTGAGATCCATACCCTAGGCGATCGCGTTCTTCGGCAACCAGCTAAGCGAGTTGCCAAAGTTGACAATGATATTCGTCAGCTCGTGCGCGACATGCTGCAAACCATGTATAGCTCCGATGGAATTGGCTTAGCAGCGCCTCAAGTGGCAGTCAATAAGCAGCTGATTGTTGTGGACGTAGAGCCTGAAAATGCCGCCCAGCCGCCGGTTGTTCTCATTAATCCCAAAATCATCCGCACGAGTAAAGAGATTTGTACTGGGCAAGAAGGGTGCCTCAGTATCCCAGGGGTTTACCTGGATGTGGTGCGTCCCGCGGCAATTGAGGTGAGCTTCAAAGATGAGAACGGGCGACCTCAGAAACTGCAGGCTGCCGATCTCCTGGCTCGGTGCATCTTACATGAAATGGATCACCTCAGTGGGGTCATGTTTGTAGACCGGGTGAACAACCAGCTAGCCCTCAATCAAGAGCTGCAAAAGTATGGCTTCTCTGCCAAAGATGTCAAAATGGTTGCAGCTTAG